In Spiroplasma chinense, the DNA window AAAAATTCATTTAATGAAGAATCAACTTTTGTAAGTGAAACTTCAATCGATGAAATTCAAAATTACTCAAGTGCTTTTGAAGAAATTGCAAAAGATAGTGAAGATGACACTGTTGACTTTGAAGAATTTGAAACATATTACGAAAATTAGTGAGGTTTAAATTATGGAAAATAAACATGTTGTTCTAAGAAAAGATGTTTCATCTAACAAAATGTTTCCAAAATTGGAATTGATTAGAATAGTTAAAGATAAAGAGGGACACATTTTTATTGATCAAACTAGAAAAGCAAATGGTAGAGGTGTTTATATCCGCCCAACTCTAGAAGCACTTGAAAAGGTGAAAAAAACTAGAGCATTGGATAGAGGATTAAAAACTAAAGTTGATGAAGGGATTTTTGATTTGTTATTAGAAGAAATCAAAAATAATTGAGATTAATGCAAGAATTATTAAATGCATTAGGAATGGCTGCATCTGCCAATAAGTTAGTTTCAGGAGAGACATTATTTAAAAAAATCACTAAAAGCAAAATATGTCTTGTGTTAACTGTAAGTGACATGGGACAATCACAATTAAAAAAAATAAATGACAAATGTAAATTTTATGAAGTTGAAATTTTTAATGGTTTATTTGATACTGATGAATTAAATAAAGCAATTGGGAAAGATAATGTAAAAGCAATTGGAATTGAAGATAGAAATTTCAAAAAGTTAATATTGTCAAAAATAAGCAAAGGAGATGTAGATTATGGCAAAACAAACAAATAAGAGTCCAGCTAATAATGCAAAGCAACAAGCCAAAAACAAATCCAAGGCTCATACCGCTAACCTTAAAAGTAAATTAAAAGAAACAAAGCAAACTGGTTTAATCGATGGTGTTTTTGTATATACAGAACCACTTTCTATTGCAGATTTTGCAAAAAAAGTTAATAAAGGTCCTGCAGAAATAGTAAAATGATTTTTTACAAATGGAAGTATGGTTACACAAAATCAAGTGTTAACCGAAGAGCAAATGGGAGAGTTATGTCTAGAATTTGGATATGACTTTAAAAAGGAAACAGCTGTTACAAAAGAAAATATTTTCGAAACTTTTGATGAAGCAGATGATCCAAAAGATTTAAAAACAAAACCACCAGTAGTTACAATTATGGGGCACGTAGATCATGGTAAAACAACTTTACTTGATTCTATAAGAAATGCAAATGTAACTGAAGGTGAATTTGGTGGAATTACTCAACATATTGGTGCTTACCAAGTAACACTTAACGGTAATAAAATTACCTTTATTGATACACCAGGTCACGAAGCTTTCACAGAAATGAGAGCTAGAGGAAGTGAAGTTACAGATATTGTAATTTTAGTAGTAGCTGCAGATGATGGGGTTATGCCTCAAACTGAAGAAGCTATTGACCATGCTAAAGCTGCAAATGTACCAATAGTTGTATTTGTAAACAAATGTGATAAACCAGATGCAGATCCAAACAAAGTTAAAATGGAATTAATGAAGTTTGGAATAGTTGCAGAAGAGTATGGCGGAGATATTCCATTTATCGAAGGTAGTGCGAAAGCAAAAATGGGATTAGATTCTTTACTTGAAACTTTACTATTTATAGCAGAGTTTAAAGACTTAAAATCAAATCCAAATAAATATGCTCGTGGAACTGTAATTGAAGCTCACTTGGATAAAGCAAGAGGAGCTATTGCAACAATTTTAGTACAACATGGAACCTTAAATTTAAGAGACATAGTTGTTGCTGGAGGTACTTTTGGTGCAATTAAAGATATAGAAAACGAAAATAAAGCAAAAATTAAAACTGTTGTTCCAGGACAACCTGCAGTTATTATTGGTTTAAATGAAGTGCCAAGAGCTGGAGATAAATTTATGGTTATTTCTGATGAGAAAATGGCTAGAACTATTTCTGAAGCTCAAGCTGAAAAACAAGCTAATGAAGCAAGACAAAAAAACCAAAGTTTTACTTTAGATTCTATTAAAAATCAAATTGAAGCTGGAGAATTAAAATCAATCAACATCATTCTAAAAGCAGATACCCAAGGTACTGTTGAAGCTGTTAGAAACTCAATGTTAAAAATTAACATTGAAGGGGTAAAAATTAACGTAATTCGTGCAACAGTTGGAGCAATTTCAGTAAGTGATGTTACTTTAGCAATGGCATCTAATGCCTTAATTTACGGATTTAATGTTAGACCAAACGCTCAAGTTAGACAAAAAGCTGAAGAAGATGGTGTAGATATTAGATTACACAATATTATCTATAAATTAATTGAAGAAATAGCAGAAGCTGCAACAGGTATGTTAGATCCAGTAATGGAAGAAAAATCACTTGGAGAAGCAGAAGTTAGGGAACTATTTAAACACTCACAAGTGGGTACAATTGCTGGATGTAGAATTATGTCCGGAACTGTTCCAAGAGGTTCAAAAGTTCATATTCTAAGAAACGGAATTGTTATTTATTCTGGTGAAATGTCTTCTTTAAAAAACAAAAAAGATGACATTAAAGAGGCTAGAGAAGGACAAGAATGTGGTATTACAATTAAGAACTTCAATGATTTAAAAGAAAATGATATAATAGAAGCATACAAAGTAGAAGAGGTGAAGTAATATGGCAAATGATATTAAATTGGAAAGAGCACAGTCTACAATACTTAGAGAATTAAACTTAATTCTTCAAAGAGAATTTCCAGATACTGAATATGTAAACAGTTTATCAGTTCATGAAGTTAGATTAACTAATGACATGAGTCAAGCAAAAGTATTTTATTCAACAATGGATAGTGAAGCTGACTTAGAAGATGTCAAAGAAGAACTAGGTGAATGCGCAAAAGAAATCAGAATGTTATTGGCAGGAAAAGTTGAAATGAGAAGTGTACCTGAATTAAAATTTGAGTACGATAACGCACTTGAAAATGCTAACAAGATTGAAGAAATTCTTAAAGAAATCAAATAAAACAACAAAAACTCTTGTTTATAAGAGTTTTTTATTTGTCAAATTAAGGATAAAAAAACCTTTCGATTGAAAGGTTTGTTTTAACTTTTGTATTTAGCTGCGATTAATTGAATCCTATATGTTGTTAACACAAATAAAATTACTGCAAAAAGGTCAAATACACCTAATGCAATTCATGTGTTAAAAAATGTAAAAGCACTATATCCAGCACTTCCACTGACTACCAAGCTTCTAAAGTAAGCTAAAATAGCACTAATTAACGGTTGTAGCAATAATACTACAAATCCACCAGCAACCGCTGCCATCATTCTACTTAATGATTCATCTTTTGAGTAAATTCTAAATACTTTATCAAAAAATAATCAGAATAAGAACACTCAAGCCATCAATCCTAATGATGAGGTTACTCTAAATAAAGGGTCGCCCCCAAATATAATAAATTGTAAAAATCCATCTAACAAACCTATAATCATACCCCAGTATACACCGACTACTTGAAAGCTTATGGCTATTACATAATACTTGAATACAAACCCAACATTAATTGAGGTGATTCCTAAAGGTATTATGACTGTTAATAGACCAACAGCTGTAGACATACTTAGTAACAAACTAACCATAGTTATATTAAGAGTTTCTGTTCTTAATTTTAGTCGTCTGCTTGTTTTAGAAAGTTTGCTGATTTCATAATCTAAGTCTATGTTGTTAAGTTCGCAAGGTTTTATACTTGCATAGTTTTCTACGTTAGAAAATTCATCAGTCTTTTTCATTTTTGTAAGTTTC includes these proteins:
- the rnpM gene encoding RNase P modulator RnpM, giving the protein MENKHVVLRKDVSSNKMFPKLELIRIVKDKEGHIFIDQTRKANGRGVYIRPTLEALEKVKKTRALDRGLKTKVDEGIFDLLLEEIKNNWD
- a CDS encoding L7Ae/L30e/S12e/Gadd45 family ribosomal protein; the encoded protein is MRLMQELLNALGMAASANKLVSGETLFKKITKSKICLVLTVSDMGQSQLKKINDKCKFYEVEIFNGLFDTDELNKAIGKDNVKAIGIEDRNFKKLILSKISKGDVDYGKTNK
- the infB gene encoding translation initiation factor IF-2; the encoded protein is MAKQTNKSPANNAKQQAKNKSKAHTANLKSKLKETKQTGLIDGVFVYTEPLSIADFAKKVNKGPAEIVKWFFTNGSMVTQNQVLTEEQMGELCLEFGYDFKKETAVTKENIFETFDEADDPKDLKTKPPVVTIMGHVDHGKTTLLDSIRNANVTEGEFGGITQHIGAYQVTLNGNKITFIDTPGHEAFTEMRARGSEVTDIVILVVAADDGVMPQTEEAIDHAKAANVPIVVFVNKCDKPDADPNKVKMELMKFGIVAEEYGGDIPFIEGSAKAKMGLDSLLETLLFIAEFKDLKSNPNKYARGTVIEAHLDKARGAIATILVQHGTLNLRDIVVAGGTFGAIKDIENENKAKIKTVVPGQPAVIIGLNEVPRAGDKFMVISDEKMARTISEAQAEKQANEARQKNQSFTLDSIKNQIEAGELKSINIILKADTQGTVEAVRNSMLKINIEGVKINVIRATVGAISVSDVTLAMASNALIYGFNVRPNAQVRQKAEEDGVDIRLHNIIYKLIEEIAEAATGMLDPVMEEKSLGEAEVRELFKHSQVGTIAGCRIMSGTVPRGSKVHILRNGIVIYSGEMSSLKNKKDDIKEAREGQECGITIKNFNDLKENDIIEAYKVEEVK
- the rbfA gene encoding 30S ribosome-binding factor RbfA encodes the protein MANDIKLERAQSTILRELNLILQREFPDTEYVNSLSVHEVRLTNDMSQAKVFYSTMDSEADLEDVKEELGECAKEIRMLLAGKVEMRSVPELKFEYDNALENANKIEEILKEIK